The segment TGGAAATAAAGGTGACTGACCATGGCTGTGGAATGTCAGAGGAGGAAGTCCAATCATTAGGAACACCATTTTATTCTTTAAAAAGCAAAGGGACAGGCTTGGGCATGATGATATGCTTCAATATTGTTGAGAAATACAACGGCAAAATTAACATTGAAAGTAAAAAAGGGGAAGGAACAGCTGTGAAGATACAGTTTCCGATTGTGAAGAACCCTTAAATGGAAAAGAGGCTGGGACATAAGTATGTGAACCAGCGTAGAGACCGAACTGCTTAATCAACCATGATAAGCTCCCCTATAGGTAGACAGGTTAAAAAATAAAATCTGGATACTATGGGGGAGTATTTTTTATGTCTCGAAAGTTTTACTCTGCAGAAGAAAAATATGAAATAGTGAAGGCGTTTGATGAATCACTTTCTTCACTTAAAGTGGCATCCATTTATAAAGTACATCATGCCACCGTTTTGGAATGGAAATATAAGTTTGATACCTTTGGCTTAGAAGGATTAAAGGAGTCTTCCGCATGGAAAAAATATTCGGAAGAACTAAAGTTATCCGCCATAAAAGAGTATTTGTCCGGTGGTTCTTCGATTCGTGAGGTTTCTAGAATGTATGAAATATCCCATCCCTCTGTCCTCAGAAGTTGGATTAGGAAGTATAATAGTCATAGTGAATTAAAAGATGCGTCACAAGGAAGGACGGGCTCTATGACTAATGAAAGCAAACTAACTTGGGAAGAACGATTACATATTGTACTTGATTGCTTGGGGAACGGAAAAAATTATCAAGAAGCAGCGGATACGTATCAAGTTTCTTATCAACAAGTTTATCACTGGGTAAAGAAGTATGAAGATGGCGGAGAAGAAGCGTTGAAAGATAGACGTGGTAAAAGGAAAGAGGAATCAAAGCTAACTCCAGAAGAAAAATTCAAGCTTCAAATGAAAAAGCTAGAAAGAGAAAATGAACGGTTACGTGCGGAGAATTTGTATTTAAAAAAGTTGGAGGAGATAGAAAGGAGGAGAAAATAAAGCCTATCCGATTCGAGGATAAATATATCGCTATCCAGGAGCTTCACAGGGAAGAAAACATAAGTATTTCTTTACTTTGTGAAATAGTCAAAATAGCACGATCCGCCTATTATAAATGGCTGAATCGTCTCCCTACTTCCCAGGATTTACTGAATGAAAAAATCATAAAAGAAATGAAGATTCTTCATGAAAAAGTGGATAGTACCTTCGGTTATCGTCAGATGACGCTTCACATGAATAGACAGTTTAAAGAGAAACTTAATCATAAAAGAATCTATCGACTAATGAAAGTGGCTGGCTTACGCTCGATTATCCGCATCAAGAAGAAACGTTATAAACACTTTACTCCTAAACAGGTGGCGGAAAATAGACTAAATCGAGAATTTACTGCGGAAAAACCAAATGAAAAATGGGTTACAGATGTAACGGAATTTAAGTATGGCCAATCAAGGAAGGCTTATTTAAGTGCGATTCGTGACCTTTATGATGGCTCCATTGTAAGTTTTGTTATAGGACATTCCAATAATAATAGACTTGTATTTAAGACGCTAGACCAAGCAACTGCACTATTATTAGAGGAGGAACATCCACTTATCCATAGTGATCGTGGGTATCAATATACCTCCAAAGGATTTAAGCAAAGGATAGATGCGGCGAAAATGACGCAGAGTATGTCAAGAGTTGGTCGATGTATTGATAATGGACCGATGGAATCTTTTTGGGGAACACTGAAATGTGAGAAGTATTATATACATAAATATAAGACATTTGAGGAACTTGAACATGCGATAGAGGAGTATATTCATTTTTATAATTATGAAAGATATCAAAAACGATTAAACGGCTTAAGCCCTATGGAATATAGAGCTCAAGCTGTTTAAATCTTTTTTATTATTTCAACTGTCTACTTGACAGGGGGCATTTCACCAATGATTAAATAGTTCGGTTTTTTGTGTTTTTTAGTTTTAATACAATGTTTAGAAATCTTAGTGGAATGGAGCGGAGGCCACTCGACTCCTGCGGGAAATAGAGGAAAGGATGAGACCCCGCAGGCGAAGACGAGGAGGCTCATCTTCCTCCCCGCGGAAAGCGAGTGGGTGCAGCGCAAAGAAACGAACAAACTTTAACTCGAAATTCTATTTAGACACAACCTTCATTTTTCAAATTTAGTTGTAATTCTATATTCGTGTTTAGAAAGCTTATCTTTTGTTTTGTCCCAGCCTCTTTTTATGATTTCACTCATTTTATTCTGGACTGTCATACAATAAATAGGTCATATGCTTTAGCAAAAAGAAAGGAGGCAAATGATTGCCCCCTTAAGCCTTATTATTTTGTAACAGGTTCTTTCGCATTCCATAGCTCTTCTGCTACTTCTACGACTAATCTTAGTTTTTCCCATTGCTGTTCCTCTGTCAGCTTGTTTCCGTGATGTGTGGAAGCAAAACCACATTGTGGGCTTAAGCAAAGCTGCTCTAAAGGCACATGGTTTGCTGCATCGAGAATCCGTGATTTTAAAGCTTCTTTATCTTCAAGCTCACCGAATTTGGATGTAACAACACCTAAAACTACCTTTGCTCCGTCATGAGGGATATGCTCAAGTGGTTTAAAGTCGCCAGAGCGCTCATCATCGTATTCAAGGAAAAAGCCGTCCACTTTCTCTTTTGCAAGCAGTGTTGGTGCGATTAATGAATAGCTGCCCTCAAAAGCCCATGTAGATTGGTAATTACCTCTACATAAATGTGTTGTAACAATAAGGTCTTCTGGTTTATCCTCAAGAATGCTGTTAATCACGAAAAGTGCTAATTCAATCCAATGCTCTCTGCTGTACTCGCCATCATTGAATATATGCTCAGGAGAAGAAAGTCTGGCAATATAAACATCATCCAATTGCAAATAGCGAACGCCGGCATCATAAAATGCTTTAATTGCATCACGATAAGTTTGGATTACATCCTTTGTGAAATCTTCCAGATTCGGATAAATGGACTCATCACGGATTGTGCCATAGAAAAGCTGGTTTGGGCTAGGAATTGTTTGTTTTGCAACAGCACGGTCTCCAACAATTTCAGTAAATACTTTAAAATCCTCAATGAATGGATGATTTGGATTAAAAGAAATTTTTCCGTTGTTACGAATATTGTATCTTTCTGTTTCCACTCCATCAAACTTGTAACCAGTCTCTGGTACATAGCCCTCAATTCCGTTCAAGTGCTCCAGAAAGTCTAGGTGCCACCATGTACGTCTGAATTCTCCGTCTGTGACAGCTTTTAGACCAACTTCAATTTGTTTATCAACAATCCTTTTAATTTCTGCTGTTTCGACAGCGCGAAGTTCATCGCTTGTAATTGTACCCTCTTTATATTCTCGTCTTGCTTTATGTAGGCTTTCAGGTCGTAATAGGCTGCCAACGTGATCTGCTCTGAATGGTCCTTTGTTAAGTAGGTTTGTCATAATTAATTCCCGCTTTCGTTAAGTATTTTTCTAAATGAAAGAAGATAAGCCTCTAAGACGCAGAAAGCCCCTTCTTTGTAAATAAGAAGAGGCGAACATTCACATTGGCTCTTCTTATCTCCAAGCATTAAGCTTCTGGAATTAGCACAGTATTCTTGTTAGAATCTGTTGCTGAGGTATCGCAGGGCCAGTCCCTCCACCTCTCTCGATAAGAAATGAAATTATTTGTTAGGTTTTGAAATATCTGTTTACTAGATTAATTGGAAAAATAGAAATAGTCAAGAAAAATAAATTATTATATTAAGATATCATTTTACCTACTTTTTCTTAAAGAGCAGATACATGAAATATGGTGCACCAATAATAGCTGCCATAATTCCTGCTGGAATTCCGTCAGGATCAAGGATGTTTTTGCCGATTGTATCCGCTGCAAGCAAAAATAATCCTCCTACCAAAAGTGCGATAGGTAAGTATAGCTTATGTCTCGGCCCAACTAAAGCTTTAGCAATATGCGGTCCCATCAGTCCGATAAAAGAGATGCTTCCAGTTGCAGAAACTGCAGCAGCAGCCATAGCAACCGCTACAATGGCTAAACTGATTCTTTCCTTTTGGATAGATGCGCCAATACCGACTGCAACAGGCTCGCTGAAAGTAAGAACATCGAGCTTATTTGCTTTGTATAAAGTAAAGGGAATGCATATGATCAGCCATGGAAGCATTGCAATAATATATGGCCAGTCTGTGCCCCACACATTGCCTGCAAGCCATTTTGAAATAAATTCTACCTTTTCTCTTTCGGCAGAGTTAATTAAAACTACCATGATTCCTGATAAAGCCATGGAAAAGCCGACACCAACTAGCACAAGGCGAGTCGGTTGGAAGCCAAGATTTTTATCATATGAAAAAATATAAATAAGCAGGGCTGAACCAACAGCACCAATGAATGCACAGACAGGAATCATATAAATAAATGATCCAGCATCAATTGGGAAAAACAAGAAGAAGATAGCAACGGCTACACCAGCACCAGCATTTATGCCAATGATGCCTGGGTCTGCCAAATCATTTCTCGTGATTCCCTGCAGGATTGCTCCAGACAGGGAAAGTGCAATACCTGCCAAAAGTGTAACAATAATTCTCGGAAGTCTGACAGAATAAAGAATAAATTCCTCTGTGAACGAGCCATTACCAAACAAGGTTGGCAGCAGCCGGGATGGCGCAAAAGCTGCAGAGCCCACACTCAAGCTGATTCCAATTGTTAAGAAAATAAGCACCGCAAGCACTACAATAGTCCATTTTTGTTTTCTCAGCAAAGCAGTCGATATCATGCGAATTTATTCCCTCCTTTTTTAATGATTAATAAAAAGAAAGGTAAGCCTAAAATACTGATTATTGCTGCTACAGGAGTTTCATATGGAGCATTCAGTGTTCTGGCAACAGTATCTGCTAACAGCATAAATATCCCGCCGGCTATAGCAGTAATAGGAAGGAGGAAGCGGTAATCTGTTCCTGCAGCCCAACGGACCATATGTGGCACCATCAGCCCAATGAATGCCATATTTCCGACTAATGCTACAGCAGCACCAGCAAGAATAGTGATGACAATGAAAAGTAATGTTTTGACTAGAGCAGTTTTCTGTCCGAGCCCGACAGCAACATCCTCACTTAAACTCAAGATAGTAACCTGGCGTGACAAAAGGAAGGAGATAATAATTCCAATTATAATTGCCGGAAGAATCACTTTTAATTGCCCCCAGGATGTTCCGATAAGTCCGCCAGAAGTCCACATAGACACATTTTTGTTAATGTGAAAAAACAGACTAATTCCTTCAGCAATAGCTGTGAGAAAAGCTGTTACGGCAGACCCTGCAAGTACAAGCTTCAGCGGGGAATTGCCGCCCTTTCGAAGCATACCAATGCCAACAACTAAAATGGTGCCGATAGCAGCACCGACAAAGCAAATTAACATTATACTGAAATAATTTAACGAAGGAATAAGTGCCATAGACAGTGCCAATGCAAAATTTGCGCCTGCAGTTAGTCCAAGCAAACCAGGATCTGCAAGTGGGTTCTTCGTTATGCCCTGCATAATAGCTCCTGAAACGGCTAAGGCAGCACCAACTGCCATTGCGGCAATTTCCCTAGGAAGGCGAATCTCCCGTAAAATACTGCTGTTTTGATTGGCATGTTCTGAAGTCATGGCAATCCATAAGTCTTTTAATGATGTATCAGCAGCTCCAAAAACCATGGAGATAATAAATGCTATAAGCAACAGAGAAATACCTATTATAAGTTTCCATACAAAAGAAATAGATTTGGTCATGTTATATCATCTTTCCTGTTTAGATTTGGATAAACAATATGCTGCGCACAAGGTGCACAGCATTCAAAGTTAGCATGAAATGTTTAGTTTGCTAGAAAATGCTCTTTGAAGAATTCCAATTGATAATCCAATGTTAGAGGATCATTGAAGTAGAATTCATTTGCATTTGCTGTAAACACATGATTATTTTTAACTGCTGGTATATTTTTATAGGAGTCTGTTTCTTGATAGGAGTTATCTTGGTCTGCGTATTCGCTAATAATCAAGTAATCTCCAACATATTCAGGCAGTACTTCTGTTGATAAAGCATAGTAACCATCAGTAAGTGCCATTTCTTTTACTTTTTCCGGCATTTTCAGCTTCATTGCTTGATAGAGGATTTCTGTTCCACGACCCCAATTGTCGCCGAATACATACATTTGCTTATTAAAGTTCTCGATGACAGAGACTGTTGCATCTTCTCCTATTTTTTCCTTTATTTCTGTTCCAGCTTTTTCAGCTCGTTGCTTAAAATCATCAATCCAAGCTTGCGCTTCTTTTTCTTTATTTAGCACCTTTCCAATTTCAAGATGCTGTGTTAAATAGTCTACCTTTCCATATGTAAAGGTTACAGTAGGTGCTATTTCTTTTAATTTATCGGCGTTTTTAATAGTAGATAATCCAATTATTAAGTCAGGCTTTAATTCAATTATTTTTTCCAGATTCTCATCTGATACTTCTGCCACATCTTTTAGTTTGGAATCAAATCTTGGGTTGAGCTTTGACCAGGAATCGACGCCAACGACGTTAACTCCTAATGACATTACGCTTCCAGCAAAGGAGGACAATACAACTACACGTTGCGGGTCTGCTGGAACCTCAACAGGTCCATTTTCTGATTGGTACGTAATCGTTTCTGATTTTTTGTCCGCTTCTTTAGTATTACTGCTAGTTTCAGCTGCTTTATTTCCACAAGCACTAACTAGTAGCAACAAGATTAGAATCATTGGCATTAAGAACTTCTTCATTATTCTGTTCTCCTTTTATTAGGTGGTAAGTTAAGCAAATCGGTTTGTTTGTGCGAGGGTCTTCCCCTATTTCTGCATCAATTTGAAAAACTTTTCTTAAAATATCCTTTGTCAGGATATCAGTTGGGCTCCCTGCCTTAACTACCTCGCCATCTTTCATTGCGATAATATAGTCAGCAAACCTTGCTGCTTGATTCAAATCATGGAGAACCATTACAATTGTTCTGCCCTGTTCTTCATTAAGCTTTTGCAATAATTCAAGCACTTCTAACTGATGTGCCATATCTAGGTAAGTTGTCGGTTCATCAAGAAAAATAATATCTGTTTCCTGTGCTAGAGCCATGGCAATCCAAGCACGCTGCCTTTGACCACCAGATAGTGCATCGACAGATCTGTCTTTAAATTCCATCGTGTTGGTGGATTCTAATGCCCAGTCAATCGCTTCAATATCATGCTTTGTTAGTTTCCCGAATCCTTTTTGATGGGGAAAACGTCCGTAGGATACTAGCTCCCCGACTGTTAAGCCTGCAACACTCTCAGGTGTTTGGGGAAGGATTGCCATTTCTTTTGCAAGCTGTTTCGTATGTATTTTGCTAATATGCTTGCCATCCAATAAGACAGAACCCGATTGGTGTGGGATAATCCTTGTCATTGCTTTTAATAATGTGGATTTTCCACATCCGTTCGATCCGATAATTGTGGTGATTTTGCCATCTGGAATAACTACATCAAGATTTTTTACTATTAGTCTTTCGCCATAACTGATGCTTATATCCTCTGTATATAAACGCCCCATCGTATCCTCCCGTGATATTTTTTATGATAAATAAGTGAGAATGATAATCATTTTTGAACAAGTAAATCTTATTATCGTTTCATATTTCTGTCAATATTCCATTGTAAAAAATTTAAAAACAGGTTATGATACTAATTGAGAATGAGAATCAATTTAAATTTAATCCCAAACCATAGGAGTGAAGTGATATGGAAAATACAGAAATATTCGATGTGACGATTATTGGTGGTGGACCAGCAGGACTTTACTCTGCTTTTTATAGTGGTTTAAGAGAAATGAAGACAAAAATCGTTGAATTTTTGCCGCATTTGGGAGGAAAGCTCCATCTGTATCCTGAAAAGATGATTTGGGATGTAGGCGGCGTTACGCCACTTCCAGGAGAAAAGCTAAGAGAACAACTTGTGCAGCAAGGGTTGACATTTAATCCGGAAGTTGCCTTAAATACAAAGATTACATCTATACGCAAAAACGCGGAAGGATGTTTTATATTAGAATCAACCAATGGTGAGCTGCACTATTCGAAAACAGTAATTGTTGCGGTGGGCAGCGGCATACTTACCCCTCAAAAAATAAAAATAGAAGGTGCTGAAAGATTCGAGGTTTCTAACCTGAACTATACTGTTAAATCACTGCTGCAATTCAGGGATAAAACTGTAGTTATCTCAGGTGGAGGCAATTCAGCGATAGATTGGGCACTTGAACTAGAGCCAGTTGCGAAAAAAGTATATATAACATGCCGAAAAGACAGCTTTAGAGGACATGAGGCTAAAGCGACACAGCTTATGGAAAGTAAGGTAGAAATCTTGTTCCATACTTCCATCACGAAGCTTATCGCGAAGGATGGTCATGATACAATTGATTCAGTTGAAGTAACAAATGATCAAACAGAAGAAATAGCACTGATCGATGTTGATGAAGTTGTCATTAATCATGGCTACGAAATGGATTCCTCTTTATTGAAGAACAGTGAATTGGATATAGAGATGCGCGAAGAATATTATATTTCAGGTACGGCTAATAGTGAGACATCTGTTGCAGGACTTTTTGCTGCTGGAGATATTTTGAAGCATGATGGAAAAGTTCATTTAATTGCAGGTGCTTTCCAAGATGCAGCGAACGCAGTAAATAAGGCAAAGTTGTTTATTCAGCCTGAGGCTAATACAAGCGGAATGGTTTCTTCTCATAACGAGGTATTTAAAGAACGCAATAAAGATATTGTTAAAAATATGATGCAGTGTGATGATTGTACACAAATGAAGGTAAAAATATAAATAAAAATAGAAAATCCACTGTCAGTGACAGCGGATTTTTTTCTATTCTGCAGAAACGGCCATTTTTAATGCATCAACAGGCTTTCCTGTTGTCGATAGTTCGTAAATAGTGTCTCCGTCTTCCCAAATTATCCTTGTTTCAGCATTGTCTTCTCCAGCTGGATAGCTAACCTCAACAAAGCCATTATCATTTGGTGCAGGGAGAGAATGGGACTCTAAATATTCAACCATCTCCTTGCCGACTGCTTCTATATCCCGATTGTCAGCAGAAACAGTTTTAACTTGCATAACCCATCTGCCTTCCTTCCATTGTAGATAAGTGCTTCCAGCAGCACCCTCTATCATTCCTTTAATACCGTATCCTAAATCGACAGACATATCCTCTGGAATATCCTTCTCGTTGAATGTTGGGAACGTATTACTAGCTTCACTAGTAACATTGGCTGAAAATTTTGCCAGTGGCTGTACATTTTCATTTGAAGTTAATGAAGGATCATTTATATCCTTCTTTGTTTCAGAAGAATAGAAGCTGACATTATAGCTGTCTAATGTGTTATCGTCGATATTAACGGCCACATAATTACCGGTTGCTACCGGAACGGTTTGTGGAAGTACCGCCTTTTGCATTATTAGCTGGTTCTTGACGTCAGCTATCCATTCACTGTTTGTATTGTCCTGTGAAGCAGCAGGCTTGTTCGTTGTTTGCTCTGCCTGTACTTGATTGCTGTCAGCAGACACCTTGTCGTTATTAGCCTGTTCATTTGCATTACAGCTTGTGAGAAAAAGGAGACTACCTGTGACCATTATGGGAAAAATCTTCATATTAATTCTCCCTTCTTTTTTTCTTGTTACTTTTTTATTCCCTATCCTTACAAAAAAATGAGTGAATTTTTTAAAAAACTTAAAAAAATAATAGAATAGGAAGCAGGCCTATTCATAGATTATGTAATGAGATATTACAAATTAAGGTTTCCGAATGAAAGTTAGTAAATATATTAGTAAGTTTATATTTTAGCATAGTATCTATGTATTTATAGGAGAAAGCAGATTATCTTAAAACGACCTTTAAAAGTGAATTGAAATTTATGTTAGAATTTCTTCGTTATTTATATTGTAGAAGTAGAAAATTGTAGAAATTTCCCGTTTTTTTGTGTGAAACAAGTCCTAAATAACGTTATGTGTTAATAAATATTACATGAGTTTGGCATAATCAGGGTATTGCTTTATATATAGAAATGCGGTTAATATAATAATCACATTAGTAAAATTATTCAAAAAACTTTTGGCGAATATGAATAATTGGAAGCTAATGAAATGATAGAAAGTGCCGATAAGAGGGAAGTAAAGCTAATTAGAAACAAAACTGTCACAAATTTTCAGATTTATTTAACTAGTTAAAAATTATACTGGACAGCAAAGACAGCAGTGTACTAGAATAGCAAATATGTTTCAAAGAAATAGAGAAAGAGCTTTGGAGATTTTGTTATTTTCAGAATACTTAAACAAAATGGGGGATTCAAACATGAAAAAGAAGCTTAGTTATTTGTTAGCAACATCTGCTTTAGCGGCAGGAATCTTGGCTGGATGTAGTCCAAAAGGTGAAGGCGGCGCTAGCAGTGATGAAATAAAAATCGGTGTTAACTTGGAGCTTTCTGGCCAGGTAGCATCATATGGTCAGTCGTTAGAAAGCGGTATTGATTTGGCAATTGAAGAAATCAATGCAGACGGCGGAATCGACGGCAAAAAAATCGTTCCAGTAAAGGTTGATAATAAATCAGATCTTACTGAAGCAACAAATGGTGCTCTTAAACTAATTGATCAAGATAAAGTATCTGCAATTATCGGGGCTGCAACAAGCGGTGATACAGTTGCTCAAGTACAAATTGCAAATGATAAAAAGACAGTATTGCTTACTCCATCAGGAACGGCTCCAAATGTGACGGTAAACGATGATGGCTCTGTCAATGATTATGCATTCAGAACATCCTTTATCGATCCGTTCCAAGGAAATGTAGCAGCAAACTTCGCTTCGGAAAAACTGAATATTAAAAAAGCTGCAATTTTTGCTGACAGTGCCAGCGACTATGCGAAAGGTTTAGCGGCTGCGTTTAAAGAAACCTTCGAAGCAAATGGGGGAGAAATTGTATCAGAAGAAGCTTATGTGGCAAAGGATACAGATTTCAGCTCAACACTGACAAATATTAAAGCGAAAAAACCAGAGTTCGTATTTATCCCAGGTTATTATGAAGAGGTTGGACTAATCATCAAGCAAGCTCGTGAAATGGGTATCACTGTTCCATTTATGGGAGCTGACGGCTGGGATTCACCGAAGCTTATCGAACTTGCTGGTGCAGAAAACTTAAACAACACATTTATCACAAACCATTACTCTTCTGAGGATCCAGATGAAAGCATTCAAAAATTCGTTACAGCATTTAATGACAAGTACAGCAAGAGCCCTGACGCATTCAATGCACTTGGCTATGACTCTGTATACTTATTGAAGGATGCTATTGAAAGAGCTGGAAGCACAGATTCGGAAAAAGTGAAAGATGCATTAGCTGAAACAAAAGACCTGTCCTTGATCACTGGTGTAGTTACAATTGATGAAAATCATAACCCAATCAAATCGGCAACAGTGCTTGAATATAAGGATGGAAAGCAAGTCTTTAACTCAAAGGTTAATCCTTAATAGTTCAAAAAATGGGGGGGAGCATCCTCCCTATTTTTATATTTTAGGAGAAAAAAAGGTTAGTTTTGGAAAAAGGAGTGAGAGAACATGGAATGGATACAGCAGCTTGTCAACGGCATCTCTCTTGGCAGCATTTACGCACTTATTGCATTAGGTTATACGATGGTTTACGGAATTATTAAACTGATAAACTTCGCCCATGGAGATGTCTTTATGATTGGCGCCTTTATTGGCTTTTATTCGATTACTGGATGGGGGCTTAGCTTCTTTCCTGCCTTGCTTGTATCGATGGCAGCTTGTGCTGTTTTCGGAGTAATCATTGAAAGAATTGCTTACAAGAGGCTTCGTAATGCTACGAGGATAGCGGCGTTAATTACAGCTATCGGCGTATCCTTATTAATAGAATATGTATTTATTTACTTTAGGGGAGCCGGTCTTGTTGCTTACCCGAATGTATTGCCAACAAAAACTTTTGACTTCTTTGGTGCTCAAATCAGCAGCAAGTCATTATTAATCCTAGGAACATCTGTAACATTAATGCTTATATTGCAATT is part of the Niallia taxi genome and harbors:
- a CDS encoding 5-methyltetrahydropteroyltriglutamate--homocysteine S-methyltransferase, with the translated sequence MTNLLNKGPFRADHVGSLLRPESLHKARREYKEGTITSDELRAVETAEIKRIVDKQIEVGLKAVTDGEFRRTWWHLDFLEHLNGIEGYVPETGYKFDGVETERYNIRNNGKISFNPNHPFIEDFKVFTEIVGDRAVAKQTIPSPNQLFYGTIRDESIYPNLEDFTKDVIQTYRDAIKAFYDAGVRYLQLDDVYIARLSSPEHIFNDGEYSREHWIELALFVINSILEDKPEDLIVTTHLCRGNYQSTWAFEGSYSLIAPTLLAKEKVDGFFLEYDDERSGDFKPLEHIPHDGAKVVLGVVTSKFGELEDKEALKSRILDAANHVPLEQLCLSPQCGFASTHHGNKLTEEQQWEKLRLVVEVAEELWNAKEPVTK
- a CDS encoding NAD(P)/FAD-dependent oxidoreductase, which codes for MENTEIFDVTIIGGGPAGLYSAFYSGLREMKTKIVEFLPHLGGKLHLYPEKMIWDVGGVTPLPGEKLREQLVQQGLTFNPEVALNTKITSIRKNAEGCFILESTNGELHYSKTVIVAVGSGILTPQKIKIEGAERFEVSNLNYTVKSLLQFRDKTVVISGGGNSAIDWALELEPVAKKVYITCRKDSFRGHEAKATQLMESKVEILFHTSITKLIAKDGHDTIDSVEVTNDQTEEIALIDVDEVVINHGYEMDSSLLKNSELDIEMREEYYISGTANSETSVAGLFAAGDILKHDGKVHLIAGAFQDAANAVNKAKLFIQPEANTSGMVSSHNEVFKERNKDIVKNMMQCDDCTQMKVKI
- a CDS encoding FecCD family ABC transporter permease: MTKSISFVWKLIIGISLLLIAFIISMVFGAADTSLKDLWIAMTSEHANQNSSILREIRLPREIAAMAVGAALAVSGAIMQGITKNPLADPGLLGLTAGANFALALSMALIPSLNYFSIMLICFVGAAIGTILVVGIGMLRKGGNSPLKLVLAGSAVTAFLTAIAEGISLFFHINKNVSMWTSGGLIGTSWGQLKVILPAIIIGIIISFLLSRQVTILSLSEDVAVGLGQKTALVKTLLFIVITILAGAAVALVGNMAFIGLMVPHMVRWAAGTDYRFLLPITAIAGGIFMLLADTVARTLNAPYETPVAAIISILGLPFFLLIIKKGGNKFA
- a CDS encoding branched-chain amino acid ABC transporter permease; the protein is MEWIQQLVNGISLGSIYALIALGYTMVYGIIKLINFAHGDVFMIGAFIGFYSITGWGLSFFPALLVSMAACAVFGVIIERIAYKRLRNATRIAALITAIGVSLLIEYVFIYFRGAGLVAYPNVLPTKTFDFFGAQISSKSLLILGTSVTLMLILQFIVHKTKTGKAMRAVSHDMDAARLMGINVDRTISATFAIGSALAGAAGVIFGAYYTKIEPLMGVIPGLKAFVAAVLGGIGIIPGAMIGGLILGLVETVVSALGFSLWRDAAAFIILILILIFRPAGILGKNTKEKV
- a CDS encoding ABC transporter substrate-binding protein, whose product is MKKKLSYLLATSALAAGILAGCSPKGEGGASSDEIKIGVNLELSGQVASYGQSLESGIDLAIEEINADGGIDGKKIVPVKVDNKSDLTEATNGALKLIDQDKVSAIIGAATSGDTVAQVQIANDKKTVLLTPSGTAPNVTVNDDGSVNDYAFRTSFIDPFQGNVAANFASEKLNIKKAAIFADSASDYAKGLAAAFKETFEANGGEIVSEEAYVAKDTDFSSTLTNIKAKKPEFVFIPGYYEEVGLIIKQAREMGITVPFMGADGWDSPKLIELAGAENLNNTFITNHYSSEDPDESIQKFVTAFNDKYSKSPDAFNALGYDSVYLLKDAIERAGSTDSEKVKDALAETKDLSLITGVVTIDENHNPIKSATVLEYKDGKQVFNSKVNP
- a CDS encoding FecCD family ABC transporter permease codes for the protein MISTALLRKQKWTIVVLAVLIFLTIGISLSVGSAAFAPSRLLPTLFGNGSFTEEFILYSVRLPRIIVTLLAGIALSLSGAILQGITRNDLADPGIIGINAGAGVAVAIFFLFFPIDAGSFIYMIPVCAFIGAVGSALLIYIFSYDKNLGFQPTRLVLVGVGFSMALSGIMVVLINSAEREKVEFISKWLAGNVWGTDWPYIIAMLPWLIICIPFTLYKANKLDVLTFSEPVAVGIGASIQKERISLAIVAVAMAAAAVSATGSISFIGLMGPHIAKALVGPRHKLYLPIALLVGGLFLLAADTIGKNILDPDGIPAGIMAAIIGAPYFMYLLFKKK
- a CDS encoding ABC transporter ATP-binding protein, with product MGRLYTEDISISYGERLIVKNLDVVIPDGKITTIIGSNGCGKSTLLKAMTRIIPHQSGSVLLDGKHISKIHTKQLAKEMAILPQTPESVAGLTVGELVSYGRFPHQKGFGKLTKHDIEAIDWALESTNTMEFKDRSVDALSGGQRQRAWIAMALAQETDIIFLDEPTTYLDMAHQLEVLELLQKLNEEQGRTIVMVLHDLNQAARFADYIIAMKDGEVVKAGSPTDILTKDILRKVFQIDAEIGEDPRTNKPICLTYHLIKGEQNNEEVLNANDSNLVATS
- a CDS encoding iron-hydroxamate ABC transporter substrate-binding protein; translated protein: MKKFLMPMILILLLLVSACGNKAAETSSNTKEADKKSETITYQSENGPVEVPADPQRVVVLSSFAGSVMSLGVNVVGVDSWSKLNPRFDSKLKDVAEVSDENLEKIIELKPDLIIGLSTIKNADKLKEIAPTVTFTYGKVDYLTQHLEIGKVLNKEKEAQAWIDDFKQRAEKAGTEIKEKIGEDATVSVIENFNKQMYVFGDNWGRGTEILYQAMKLKMPEKVKEMALTDGYYALSTEVLPEYVGDYLIISEYADQDNSYQETDSYKNIPAVKNNHVFTANANEFYFNDPLTLDYQLEFFKEHFLAN
- a CDS encoding IS3 family transposase (programmed frameshift); its protein translation is MSRKFYSAEEKYEIVKAFDESLSSLKVASIYKVHHATVLEWKYKFDTFGLEGLKESSAWKKYSEELKLSAIKEYLSGGSSIREVSRMYEISHPSVLRSWIRKYNSHSELKDASQGRTGSMTNESKLTWEERLHIVLDCLGNGKNYQEAADTYQVSYQQVYHWVKKYEDGGEEALKDRRGKRKEESKLTPEEKFKLQMKKLERENERLRAENLYLKKLGGDRKEEKIKPIRFEDKYIAIQELHREENISISLLCEIVKIARSAYYKWLNRLPTSQDLLNEKIIKEMKILHEKVDSTFGYRQMTLHMNRQFKEKLNHKRIYRLMKVAGLRSIIRIKKKRYKHFTPKQVAENRLNREFTAEKPNEKWVTDVTEFKYGQSRKAYLSAIRDLYDGSIVSFVIGHSNNNRLVFKTLDQATALLLEEEHPLIHSDRGYQYTSKGFKQRIDAAKMTQSMSRVGRCIDNGPMESFWGTLKCEKYYIHKYKTFEELEHAIEEYIHFYNYERYQKRLNGLSPMEYRAQAV